From Pieris rapae chromosome 3, ilPieRapa1.1, whole genome shotgun sequence, a single genomic window includes:
- the LOC110993338 gene encoding RIMS-binding protein 2 isoform X4 yields the protein MSAYGLSGGGESDVISRRLREAERARADAERAHADALAQLRNAQRSPLDSHNVEQLQSKVRELEKKAALETVRCEELQLELSSAMRARGTSTTATWSMATQPASEIERIMAKIEQDNRILAELEHTRSTTHDYSILGIQQSGSNQGLGEYHSPTPSPLPHSYTSTTGHNITLCQSNTMPTLSSLHAASQFTAPNPNTAAYSMSAHNPTSYTNPVSAPYGLSNTHQVTFTNPVTTPLVNNINQISSTLAGLQSNLHNLTGNVSSMTLGNALTGTAITGTMAGSGLSSCLNNVPTSLSSGLSSTLAGIQSSLTGALGNTLSNLTGGTQIGALNTNLTSTSVYGTGSGTYTNPLLTSGLGTNPMNIKLKPMDEIDLGLGRYGTNNPSMIRAVTPVTPHQPSWSLGLDSQFPDRLAGLESSLYHDRGQRNMRLLQNNLLDMDVRNTHYMNGGGPNEAQVDMLDIPGKGRCCVYIARFSYDPPEIESAEGELSICAGDYLLVWGPPDPNATMLDAELLDGRRGLVPANFVQRLVGDDLLEFHQAVVATLRDADETATTAISDMSLSRDVARLSEVADVTDGSEDDDNVPAPRQLTLERQLNKSVLIGWTAPEGVQQANIESYHVYVDGVLKTTVKATERTRALVEGVDSNRFLHFKPHRISVRSVTATRRTSRDAACTMVIGRDTANMGPTCVRASGVTCSQAVISWLPANSNHQHVVCVNNVEVRTVKPGVYRHTITGLSPSTQYRVTVRAKHLRAGPPSGIPIEEAPGAYTDFRTLPKGLPDPPNEIMVEAGPQDGTLLVTWQPVLRPPASGPVTGYAVYADGKKVTDVDSPTGDHALIDIGKLLGLNPKCVTVRTKSRDSQSSDSAPTPIPPAVLRGVVSRVQRGPPGQVLNQPVPPGYRAQRPQAYQQQQQVIEHDENLSDKEIFPTANRHDPQQQQAQHSGIPAIEITKEGATEQISEEDDPSRRCHQQPSQPAQASQQPSGQPYPNTPAFHGTQQPPFQQGAQFPSNQPNQQQYPGQQQQYQNPPPRNHHERGRPPNPHQIQQQAQQGQMPQYGPRGGPPPGPRGPPPAGGRPPPQGHAQSKRGRYFIALFDYDPVTMSPNPESCDEELPFSEGDTIKVWGDKDADGFYWGECRGRRGYVPHNMVVEVSEQEATGQVSAKPRDRWTDAYANQPVRRMIALYDYDPQELSPNVDADAELSFQTGQIIHVYGDMDDDGFYMAEIEGVRGLVPSNFLTDANDQYAPAGPSGQGPPGGRMGPSTSAPGGGPGRGRGVPPGPGARGPPPPPRDNVAPAQRNHLRKTDACPLPPSQLDHNTSASNPEQASSQARGKGVGSVPASTTARTSAGNVSSPPVQSPGSAATLAMPPVGTTTAVSTSPARRGGPTVVPAPTAQPLQQQQQQQQQQQQQQQQQQQQQPPTSQPNLMQKFTEMTAPGGDILSKGKELIFMKFGLGGK from the exons ATGAGTGCGTACGGACTATCGGGAGGCGGCGAGTCGGATGTGATATCACGTCGACTAAGGGAGGCGGAGCGAGCGCGCGCCGACGCAGAGAGGGCGCACGCAGACGCATTGGCGCAACTTCGCAATGCTCAGCGCTCGCCGCTCGACTCGCACAATGTCGAACAGCTACAATCGAAAGTTAGAGAACTTGAGAAAAAG GCTGCCCTAGAAACAGTCCGATGTGAGGAACTTCAGTTGGAATTGTCATCAGCAATGCGTGCGAGAGGCACAAGTACCACTGCCACATGGTCCATGGCCACTCAACCTGCCTCAGAAATTGAGCGGATTATGGCCAAAATTGAACAGGACAATAGAATTCTCGCCGAATTAGAGCACACCAGGTCTACAACTCATG ATTATTCCATTCTAGGTATACAACAGAGCGGGTCCAACCAAGGGTTAGGAGAGTACCATTCCCCAACACCGTCACCACTACCACACTCGTACACGAGTACAACGGGCCATAATATAACTTTGTGTCAGAGCAACACAATGCCGACTCTGTCTTCCCTTCATGCTGCCTCACAGTTCACAGCCCCTAACCCTAACACCGCTGCGTATTCCATGAGCGCTCACAATCCTACCTCCTACACAAACCCAGTTTCTGCTCCCTACGGCCTCTCAAACACACACCAAGTAACATTCACAAACCCTGTTACTACCCCGCTTGTTAACAACATCAACCAGATATCGAGTACCTTAGCGGGCTTACAATCCAATCTTCATAATCTTACCGGAAACGTGTCATCAATGACTCTTGGAAACGCATTGACTGGAACTGCAATAACAGGCACAATGGCGGGAAGTGGTCTTAGtagttgtttaaataatgtaccAACAAGTTTATCAAGTGGACTATCGAGCACCTTAGCAGGAATACAATCAAGTTTGACAGGAGCACTTGGAAACACACTAAGTAATCTTACAGGCGGAACACAAATTGGAGCTTTAAATACGAACCTTACAAGCACAAGTGTTTATGGAACGGGTAGTGGAACTTATACAAATCCACTTTTAACTAGTGGCTTAGGTACAAATCCGatgaatattaaactaaagcCCATGGATGAGATAGATTTGGGCTTAGGTCGATATGGAACCAATAATCCATCTATGATTAGGGCAGTCACTCCAGTGACTCCTCATCAACCAAGCTGGAGCTTAGGATTAGATAGCCAATTTCCCGATAGACTTGCTGGTTTAGAATCTTCGTTATATCATGACCGTGGTCAGAGAAACATGAGGCTTttgcaaaataatttgttGGATATGGATG TGCGAAACACACATTATATGAACGGAGGGGGACCAAACGAGGCCCAAGTTGACATGCTAGATATTCCAGGCAAAGGTCGTTGTTGCGTTTATATAGCTCGGTTTTCTTATGATCCACCGGA AATTGAAAGTGCTGAAGGTGAGCTATCAATATGCGCTGGGGACTATCTTCTGGTTTGGGGTCCACCAGATCCAAATGCAACGATGCTTGATGCCGAATTGTTAGATGGTCGCCGTGGTCTAGTACCTGCCAATTTTGTTCAAAGGCTGGTAGGCGACGATCTTTTAGAGTTCCATCAG gCTGTTGTAGCTACACTACGTGATGCTGATGAAACAGCTACAACAGCAATAAGTGATATGTCACTAAGCCGTGATGTAGCTCGTCTGAGTGAAGTTGCTGATGTAACAGATGGATCTGAAGATGATGATAATG TTCCGGCTCCGCGTCAGCTCACATTGGAGCGGCAGTTGAACAAATCTGTGCTGATTGGCTGGACGGCACCCGAGGGAGTACAACAGGCAAATATCGAGAGCTACCATGTCTATGTGGATGGGGTATTGAAGACGACTGTGAAGGCCACTGAACGAACCCGTGCTTTGGTAGAGGGCGTAGATTCTAATCGA TTTTTGCATTTTAAGCCGCATCGGATCAGTGTTCGATCTGTCACGGCGACACGCCGTACATCTCGTGATGCCGCTTGTACTATGGTAATTGGTCGAGATACTGCAAATATGGGACCAACCTGCGTAAGGGCTAGTGGGGTAACGTGTTCGCAAGCAGTTATATCCTGGTTGCCAGCAAATTCTAACCATCAACACGTCGTCTGTGTAAACAACGTCGAA GTTCGGACTGTAAAACCTGGTGTTTATCGTCACACTATAACTGGTTTATCACCAAGTACGCAGTATCGAGTGACAGTAAGAGCCAAACATTTAAGAGCCGGTCCTCCATCTGGAATACCTATCGAAGAAGCTCCAGGAGCCTACACAGACTTCAGGACTCTTCCAAAAGGACTTCCAGATCCTCCAAATGAAAtcatg GTGGAAGCTGGGCCGCAAGATGGTACACTGCTTGTGACGTGGCAGCCAGTGCTTCGACCACCCGCTTCAGGGCCTGTAACTGGATATGCTGTTTATGCAGACGGGAAGAAGGTGACCGACGTAGACTCTCCGACTGGTGATCACGCTCTCATCGATATCGGCAAACTCCTCGGCCTCAATCCTAAATGCGTCACC GTAAGAACTAAGTCGCGCGACAGCCAATCGAGCGACAGTGCTCCAACTCCGATTCCACCAGCTGTGTTGCGAGGTGTCGTATCTAGGGTACAGAGGGGCCCTCCAGGTCAGGTTCTTAACCAGCCAGTTCCACCGGGTTATAGAGCGCAGCGTCCGCAAGCTTATCAACAGCAACAACAAGTTATAGAACACGATGAAAATCTTTccgataaagaaatatttccgaCAGCAAATCGTCATGATCCTCAACAGCAGCAGGCTCAG CATTCGGGGATACCAGCCATCGAAATCACTAAAGAGGGAGCCACGGAGCAGATAAGCGAGGAGGACGACCCTTCGCGGCGGTGTCATCAG CAGCCGTCCCAACCTGCACAAGCGTCGCAGCAGCCTTCGGGTCAGCCGTACCCGAATACACCAGCCTTCCATGGCACGCAGCAACCCCCCTTTCAACAGGGCGCCCAGTTCCCAAGTAATCAACCTAATCAACAGCAATATCCCGGACAACAACAGCAGTATCAAAATCCACCTCCAAGAAATCATCATGAACGGGGACGACCTCCTAACCCTCACCAG atacaGCAACAGGCCCAACAAGGTCAAATGCCGCAATACGGTCCGAGAGGTGGCCCTCCTCCAGGACCACGAGGACCTCCTCCGGCTGGAGGTCGGCCCCCTCCACAAGGTCACGCTCAGTCAAAGAGAGGTCGTTATTTCATTGCACTATTTGACTATGACCCAGTAACTATGAGTCCCAACCCTGAGAGCTGCGATGAAGAATTGCCGTTTAGCGAAGGAGATACAATTAAG GTGTGGGGTGACAAAGATGCCGATGGCTTCTATTGGGGTGAATGTCGAGGTCGGCGTGGCTATGTGCCCCACAATATGGTTGTTGAAGTCTCTGAACAGGAGGCAACTGGGCAGGTCTCCGCAAAACCTCGAGATCGCTGGACAGACGCGTACGCCAACCAGCCCGTACGTCGAATGATAGCGTTGTATGACTACGACCCGCAAGAACTTAGCCCTAATGTTGATGCCGAT GCTGAGCTCAGCTTTCAAACCGGTCAGATAATACATGTATACGGCGATATGGACGATGACGGTTTTTATATGGCTGAAATTGAGGGTGTTCGAGGTCTTGTACCAAGTAATTTCCTAACAGATGCCAACGATCAGTATGCACCTGCGGGACCAAGTGGTCAAG GGCCACCTGGGGGTCGAATGGGGCCAAGCACAAGCGCGCCAGGCGGAGGCCCAGGTCGAGGGAGGGGAGTCCCTCCAGGGCCAGGAGCTCGGGGTCCACCACCGCCTCCTAGAGATAATGTTGCCCCAGCACAAAGAAATCATCTTCGAAAAACAG ATGCCTGCCCTCTTCCCCCTTCTCAGTTAGACCACAACACAAGCGCCAGTAATCCAGAACAGGCGAGTTCTCAG GCGAGGGGGAAAGGCGTGGGGAGCGTGCCGGCGAGCACGACCGCTCGCACGAGCGCTGGTAACGTGAGCTCGCCGCCGGTTCAGTCGCCGGGCTCAGCCGCCACGCTGGCTATGCCCCCCGTGGGAACTACCACTGCCGTCAGCACGTCCCCAGCGCGCCGCGGCGGGCCCACCGTCGTCCCGGCGCCTACAGCTCAACCTCTTCAGCAGCAGCAACAACAGCAACAGCAACAACAACAGCAACAACAGCAACAGCAACAACAGCAGCCACCCACCTCACAACCCAACCTTATGCAAAAATTCACTGAAATGACCGCCCCAGGCGGAGACATACTCAGCAAGGGAAAAGAACTCATCTTCATGAAATTCGGCCTCGGCGGCAAATAA
- the LOC110993338 gene encoding RIMS-binding protein 2 isoform X6 has translation MSAYGLSGGGESDVISRRLREAERARADAERAHADALAQLRNAQRSPLDSHNVEQLQSKVRELEKKAALETVRCEELQLELSSAMRARGTSTTATWSMATQPASEIERIMAKIEQDNRILAELEHTRSTTHDYSILGIQQSGSNQGLGEYHSPTPSPLPHSYTSTTGHNITLCQSNTMPTLSSLHAASQFTAPNPNTAAYSMSAHNPTSYTNPVSAPYGLSNTHQVTFTNPVTTPLVNNINQISSTLAGLQSNLHNLTGNVSSMTLGNALTGTAITGTMAGSGLSSCLNNVPTSLSSGLSSTLAGIQSSLTGALGNTLSNLTGGTQIGALNTNLTSTSVYGTGSGTYTNPLLTSGLGTNPMNIKLKPMDEIDLGLGRYGTNNPSMIRAVTPVTPHQPSWSLGLDSQFPDRLAGLESSLYHDRGQRNMRLLQNNLLDMDVRNTHYMNGGGPNEAQVDMLDIPGKGRCCVYIARFSYDPPEIESAEGELSICAGDYLLVWGPPDPNATMLDAELLDGRRGLVPANFVQRLVGDDLLEFHQAVVATLRDADETATTAISDMSLSRDVARLSEVADVTDGSEDDDNVPAPRQLTLERQLNKSVLIGWTAPEGVQQANIESYHVYVDGVLKTTVKATERTRALVEGVDSNRFLHFKPHRISVRSVTATRRTSRDAACTMVIGRDTANMGPTCVRASGVTCSQAVISWLPANSNHQHVVCVNNVEVRTVKPGVYRHTITGLSPSTQYRVTVRAKHLRAGPPSGIPIEEAPGAYTDFRTLPKGLPDPPNEIMVEAGPQDGTLLVTWQPVLRPPASGPVTGYAVYADGKKVTDVDSPTGDHALIDIGKLLGLNPKCVTVRTKSRDSQSSDSAPTPIPPAVLRGVVSRVQRGPPGQVLNQPVPPGYRAQRPQAYQQQQQVIEHDENLSDKEIFPTANRHDPQQQQAQQPSQPAQASQQPSGQPYPNTPAFHGTQQPPFQQGAQFPSNQPNQQQYPGQQQQYQNPPPRNHHERGRPPNPHQIQQQAQQGQMPQYGPRGGPPPGPRGPPPAGGRPPPQGHAQSKRGRYFIALFDYDPVTMSPNPESCDEELPFSEGDTIKVWGDKDADGFYWGECRGRRGYVPHNMVVEVSEQEATGQVSAKPRDRWTDAYANQPVRRMIALYDYDPQELSPNVDADAELSFQTGQIIHVYGDMDDDGFYMAEIEGVRGLVPSNFLTDANDQYAPAGPSGQGPPGGRMGPSTSAPGGGPGRGRGVPPGPGARGPPPPPRDNVAPAQRNHLRKTDACPLPPSQLDHNTSASNPEQASSQARGKGVGSVPASTTARTSAGNVSSPPVQSPGSAATLAMPPVGTTTAVSTSPARRGGPTVVPAPTAQPLQQQQQQQQQQQQQQQQQQQQQPPTSQPNLMQKFTEMTAPGGDILSKGKELIFMKFGLGGK, from the exons ATGAGTGCGTACGGACTATCGGGAGGCGGCGAGTCGGATGTGATATCACGTCGACTAAGGGAGGCGGAGCGAGCGCGCGCCGACGCAGAGAGGGCGCACGCAGACGCATTGGCGCAACTTCGCAATGCTCAGCGCTCGCCGCTCGACTCGCACAATGTCGAACAGCTACAATCGAAAGTTAGAGAACTTGAGAAAAAG GCTGCCCTAGAAACAGTCCGATGTGAGGAACTTCAGTTGGAATTGTCATCAGCAATGCGTGCGAGAGGCACAAGTACCACTGCCACATGGTCCATGGCCACTCAACCTGCCTCAGAAATTGAGCGGATTATGGCCAAAATTGAACAGGACAATAGAATTCTCGCCGAATTAGAGCACACCAGGTCTACAACTCATG ATTATTCCATTCTAGGTATACAACAGAGCGGGTCCAACCAAGGGTTAGGAGAGTACCATTCCCCAACACCGTCACCACTACCACACTCGTACACGAGTACAACGGGCCATAATATAACTTTGTGTCAGAGCAACACAATGCCGACTCTGTCTTCCCTTCATGCTGCCTCACAGTTCACAGCCCCTAACCCTAACACCGCTGCGTATTCCATGAGCGCTCACAATCCTACCTCCTACACAAACCCAGTTTCTGCTCCCTACGGCCTCTCAAACACACACCAAGTAACATTCACAAACCCTGTTACTACCCCGCTTGTTAACAACATCAACCAGATATCGAGTACCTTAGCGGGCTTACAATCCAATCTTCATAATCTTACCGGAAACGTGTCATCAATGACTCTTGGAAACGCATTGACTGGAACTGCAATAACAGGCACAATGGCGGGAAGTGGTCTTAGtagttgtttaaataatgtaccAACAAGTTTATCAAGTGGACTATCGAGCACCTTAGCAGGAATACAATCAAGTTTGACAGGAGCACTTGGAAACACACTAAGTAATCTTACAGGCGGAACACAAATTGGAGCTTTAAATACGAACCTTACAAGCACAAGTGTTTATGGAACGGGTAGTGGAACTTATACAAATCCACTTTTAACTAGTGGCTTAGGTACAAATCCGatgaatattaaactaaagcCCATGGATGAGATAGATTTGGGCTTAGGTCGATATGGAACCAATAATCCATCTATGATTAGGGCAGTCACTCCAGTGACTCCTCATCAACCAAGCTGGAGCTTAGGATTAGATAGCCAATTTCCCGATAGACTTGCTGGTTTAGAATCTTCGTTATATCATGACCGTGGTCAGAGAAACATGAGGCTTttgcaaaataatttgttGGATATGGATG TGCGAAACACACATTATATGAACGGAGGGGGACCAAACGAGGCCCAAGTTGACATGCTAGATATTCCAGGCAAAGGTCGTTGTTGCGTTTATATAGCTCGGTTTTCTTATGATCCACCGGA AATTGAAAGTGCTGAAGGTGAGCTATCAATATGCGCTGGGGACTATCTTCTGGTTTGGGGTCCACCAGATCCAAATGCAACGATGCTTGATGCCGAATTGTTAGATGGTCGCCGTGGTCTAGTACCTGCCAATTTTGTTCAAAGGCTGGTAGGCGACGATCTTTTAGAGTTCCATCAG gCTGTTGTAGCTACACTACGTGATGCTGATGAAACAGCTACAACAGCAATAAGTGATATGTCACTAAGCCGTGATGTAGCTCGTCTGAGTGAAGTTGCTGATGTAACAGATGGATCTGAAGATGATGATAATG TTCCGGCTCCGCGTCAGCTCACATTGGAGCGGCAGTTGAACAAATCTGTGCTGATTGGCTGGACGGCACCCGAGGGAGTACAACAGGCAAATATCGAGAGCTACCATGTCTATGTGGATGGGGTATTGAAGACGACTGTGAAGGCCACTGAACGAACCCGTGCTTTGGTAGAGGGCGTAGATTCTAATCGA TTTTTGCATTTTAAGCCGCATCGGATCAGTGTTCGATCTGTCACGGCGACACGCCGTACATCTCGTGATGCCGCTTGTACTATGGTAATTGGTCGAGATACTGCAAATATGGGACCAACCTGCGTAAGGGCTAGTGGGGTAACGTGTTCGCAAGCAGTTATATCCTGGTTGCCAGCAAATTCTAACCATCAACACGTCGTCTGTGTAAACAACGTCGAA GTTCGGACTGTAAAACCTGGTGTTTATCGTCACACTATAACTGGTTTATCACCAAGTACGCAGTATCGAGTGACAGTAAGAGCCAAACATTTAAGAGCCGGTCCTCCATCTGGAATACCTATCGAAGAAGCTCCAGGAGCCTACACAGACTTCAGGACTCTTCCAAAAGGACTTCCAGATCCTCCAAATGAAAtcatg GTGGAAGCTGGGCCGCAAGATGGTACACTGCTTGTGACGTGGCAGCCAGTGCTTCGACCACCCGCTTCAGGGCCTGTAACTGGATATGCTGTTTATGCAGACGGGAAGAAGGTGACCGACGTAGACTCTCCGACTGGTGATCACGCTCTCATCGATATCGGCAAACTCCTCGGCCTCAATCCTAAATGCGTCACC GTAAGAACTAAGTCGCGCGACAGCCAATCGAGCGACAGTGCTCCAACTCCGATTCCACCAGCTGTGTTGCGAGGTGTCGTATCTAGGGTACAGAGGGGCCCTCCAGGTCAGGTTCTTAACCAGCCAGTTCCACCGGGTTATAGAGCGCAGCGTCCGCAAGCTTATCAACAGCAACAACAAGTTATAGAACACGATGAAAATCTTTccgataaagaaatatttccgaCAGCAAATCGTCATGATCCTCAACAGCAGCAGGCTCAG CAGCCGTCCCAACCTGCACAAGCGTCGCAGCAGCCTTCGGGTCAGCCGTACCCGAATACACCAGCCTTCCATGGCACGCAGCAACCCCCCTTTCAACAGGGCGCCCAGTTCCCAAGTAATCAACCTAATCAACAGCAATATCCCGGACAACAACAGCAGTATCAAAATCCACCTCCAAGAAATCATCATGAACGGGGACGACCTCCTAACCCTCACCAG atacaGCAACAGGCCCAACAAGGTCAAATGCCGCAATACGGTCCGAGAGGTGGCCCTCCTCCAGGACCACGAGGACCTCCTCCGGCTGGAGGTCGGCCCCCTCCACAAGGTCACGCTCAGTCAAAGAGAGGTCGTTATTTCATTGCACTATTTGACTATGACCCAGTAACTATGAGTCCCAACCCTGAGAGCTGCGATGAAGAATTGCCGTTTAGCGAAGGAGATACAATTAAG GTGTGGGGTGACAAAGATGCCGATGGCTTCTATTGGGGTGAATGTCGAGGTCGGCGTGGCTATGTGCCCCACAATATGGTTGTTGAAGTCTCTGAACAGGAGGCAACTGGGCAGGTCTCCGCAAAACCTCGAGATCGCTGGACAGACGCGTACGCCAACCAGCCCGTACGTCGAATGATAGCGTTGTATGACTACGACCCGCAAGAACTTAGCCCTAATGTTGATGCCGAT GCTGAGCTCAGCTTTCAAACCGGTCAGATAATACATGTATACGGCGATATGGACGATGACGGTTTTTATATGGCTGAAATTGAGGGTGTTCGAGGTCTTGTACCAAGTAATTTCCTAACAGATGCCAACGATCAGTATGCACCTGCGGGACCAAGTGGTCAAG GGCCACCTGGGGGTCGAATGGGGCCAAGCACAAGCGCGCCAGGCGGAGGCCCAGGTCGAGGGAGGGGAGTCCCTCCAGGGCCAGGAGCTCGGGGTCCACCACCGCCTCCTAGAGATAATGTTGCCCCAGCACAAAGAAATCATCTTCGAAAAACAG ATGCCTGCCCTCTTCCCCCTTCTCAGTTAGACCACAACACAAGCGCCAGTAATCCAGAACAGGCGAGTTCTCAG GCGAGGGGGAAAGGCGTGGGGAGCGTGCCGGCGAGCACGACCGCTCGCACGAGCGCTGGTAACGTGAGCTCGCCGCCGGTTCAGTCGCCGGGCTCAGCCGCCACGCTGGCTATGCCCCCCGTGGGAACTACCACTGCCGTCAGCACGTCCCCAGCGCGCCGCGGCGGGCCCACCGTCGTCCCGGCGCCTACAGCTCAACCTCTTCAGCAGCAGCAACAACAGCAACAGCAACAACAACAGCAACAACAGCAACAGCAACAACAGCAGCCACCCACCTCACAACCCAACCTTATGCAAAAATTCACTGAAATGACCGCCCCAGGCGGAGACATACTCAGCAAGGGAAAAGAACTCATCTTCATGAAATTCGGCCTCGGCGGCAAATAA